The sequence CGCTGCGGCCGCCGAGGCCGGGAGGGACGCGAACGCCCGTGCCGAGCGCGTCCCTCTGCCGGCGTTAGGCAAGCTGCCGCCCATGCCCGAACCCTGGCGCCCTACCCAGCCCTTCTACCGTCCTGCTACACCAAGGCAATGACCAAGCTGGCCCTGCCCGGCCGTTGCCCCCGAGGCGGGCGAGCAGGGCCTTCCACGTTGCTCGTCCGCGGGCATGCCGAAGAGCCCCCGCCGTAGGGATGCGGCGGGGGCTTCGCTTTCAGTGCTGTCAGCGTTGCGGGTCGAGTCCGAGGGACCGCAGCGCGCTGGTGGGCGTGTCGTGGTCGGTCGGCTGGGGGTGCTGTCCCTTCTGCAGACCAGCGCGCCCGGGTCGTCGGCGGGCGCTTGGAGGAGGCCAGGAAGTGGGCGTGGGCCTCGAATTCGTCGGCCAGCTCGGTGCTCACCAGTACCTTGGCCAACGCGCCTTGGTCCACGGCCATCACCACCCTGGACATGCCGGAGCCCGGCGCACAGGCCGGGCTCGTGGTGGTGGGGGATGGCAGTGTTCGGCGGGAGACCACTCGACTGCGCTGCCAACGTCTCACACAATCAGCGCGCAGCGATCTTCTGTCAAGCATGGGCTGTTCAGCTCGGCTGATCTCCGAAGGCGCAGAGCAACCTTGTGGTCGCTGCTCTACGACGAGACCGTGACATCCGTGATCTTGGCGCTCACCTTCGCTGAACGGCTCGCGGTGGAAATCGAGACCGGCGTGTAGGAGAGCTGGTCCTGATCACTCAGTTCCATGGTCTGGATGACGGGGCCGCTGGTATCACCATGAACTTCATACGTGATCGAATAGGACTTGTCCGGGTCGAGCGGCGTGACGCCGGCGTACGTCAGGTTCGGCTCGACAGTGACGTTGCATCCGGCACTGCCGAAGCACTGGCGCTCAGTGGTCTTCAAGGTCAAGGCGAAGTCGTCCGGCACTGGACTGTCGTTGTAGCTCGCCTCGGTGGCCTTGGCGTCGTCCTCAGCAGGTGCCGCAGATGCAGAGGCGACCGTCTTGGGCTTGGAGACCGGAGCCGAGCTGTCAGAGCCGGAGATGATCATTACGGTGACTCCAGATGAGATGCCCGCGATGAGCACAGCCGCGATCACCATCCAGAGCACGGCGCGTCTGCGCGTGGACCTGGGTGGCGCTGGCGGAGCGGTCGGCATCGGCGGCAACTCGGGAGCGATCTCCGGTCTCTCGTCCATGCAGCGATTCCTCTCGGTTCCCAAAATGGTTGACTGTCATGGCAGTTAACACGGGTTCGATGCAGCTTCAACGGGCATTGCCCCACTCGTGACCTTGCAGCTGGCCACACATTGGGTCAGGCGGAGCAAGGAGTGTCAGCGATGTCGGCCAAGTCCCACAGGGCAAGGGCCTGGCCGCGGTTGGGGTTAGGCCGTGATCCGGCCGGGTGCAGGGCGCCGCGGCGCGCCCAGTCACGGAACGTCTTGGGCTGCATGCCGAGCGAGCATGCGGCTTGAAGGGTGGTGACGAGGGGCCGGCAGTCACGTCCGGTGGTGTTCGCGCTGGTCCCGCGTCCAGTGTGCGGCCACGGTCCGCAGGATGGCCGGAGTCCGTAGTCCTGGAGAGTCGTTGGGGCCGGGCATCGGTAGGTTCGCCGTGCTGGCGCTGTGTCTTGGCGGGTCCGGCGCAGCAGCGCGGGGTGGTGCCCGCGCACGGCCAGGCTCCCGTCACCGACGAGGGCTTGGCCATGTGCAGTGGCACGCTGGCCGCATGCATCGCCTGATCCGCCGCATGCTCGGCATGGGCCCGTGCCCGTCCAAGGCCGCGCTCGCCGGTGGCCACGGCTTCATCGACCAGTTCGTACAAAGGCTTCGGGATCCGCGACCTCTAACCGCCGAGGACTGGCCTAGCTGACGACCTACACGGGTGGCGCGGCGCGGCGGTCGTTCTCTGCTCTGTACGACGACGAGGACTGATCACGGTGAGCGCCTCGCCGCCCGGAAGTGCGACGAGGTGCTCGCCTGGACTGCGGTCGGCCAATGGGACTGGTTCGGGTAGATGAGCCACGCGTACGCCTCGGCGAGGTTCTTCAGCCCCTCGGTTCGTGCGGCGCTTCCACCGTTCGTCTGAAGGGCGGCCACTGCCTCGGTGATGGCGTTGAAGAGGGCCGCCTGCGCCCCAGCCTTGGCGTTGCTGGTTTCCTGATTGAGCGGCATTCGTTCTCCTGGCTGGTTCTCACGGTGTCGTTCGTGCTGCATGGCAAGCTGGCCCTAGCACGCGCGGTGGGCCCTGGCTTCGCCGATTCGGCCGGCAGAGCGAGGGCCCGACTGCGGCTACAGAGCAGCGCTGATGACGTAGCCGATCGCGCCGACGGCCAGGAGCGGCAGGCCGAGCGCGGCGCCCTGCTGCTTGGCAACCTTGCTCAGGTACGCCTGCGCAGCCAGCGCCGCGATCATGGCCACGGCCGCCTTCTGCTTCTTCGGCATGTTCTTCACCTCCCCTCCACACAGAGTTGGAAGGAAGGATGACACGAGGGTCCGACAACGGCTTTGCGATTACGGGAAGTTGCGAGCGGGCCGGGGCTCTGCCCCTCCCAGACGCACGGGTTCGCGCGGCCCGCTCGTGACGCCGACGGTGTACGACCGCCCGGTACGCCTGCCCTCTGCCGGGGGCTCGACGCCAGCGTACGCCTCATGCACCGACCACATGATTGCCCGTCTTCTGTGGATCCTGAGACACCACTGGACACCGTCGGACATACTTCCAACCAGGTTCATCTCCCCCTTGTGCGCCACGAGTTAGCAAGGCGACGGTCCCCGTGGCGGCGCCGTGGGCGCCGGACTGCTCGCGGAGCGTGAGGGAGGAAGTGAACATGTGTCCTGTAGGCAACCTGCGGCGCCTCATTGAGGCGCTGTTACCCAGGTGGGCGGACTCGCGCGATCAGCGCGCCGATGCCTACCGAGCCTTGCGCGTGCGGTTCCGCGTCCGATGGACCAGTGACCGCGCGCAGCGCTGGCTTGACCAGGTAACGGCCAGTACGGTTGCAGCCGTCCTTGCCGCCCTCCTGGTCTGGGCACTGCGACACGGTCACTGGCTGGTGTAAAGGTGGCCCCTCGTCGTCTACGCCAAAGGCACGAGGGGTCACCCGCATCAGGTGGTGCCACGAACCGCACGACCCCACCCAAACGCATCCATAGATGCGTGATGTCTCTACCCTAGCGCTCCAACAAATCTGGTGTCTGGGAAATGTGGCGGCCGACCCAACCGGGCTAGATTTGCGACTTCGCGCGGCGCTCAACTTTCCGAAACTTTGGTCCCCCCCAGATTCGTCACGAATCTGCCGTCGGCCTCATCAGCCGTGCGTCCGTCACCCGCTGACGTGCCCGGCGACCGGCTGACAGGGAGCGGTCCACCACTCTGCGGCAAGCTGACTCCAGCCGTGATCGGTGCTCGCGTCCTCGGGAGCGGTCGGCGCGGATGGTGGCGGCGGTGATACCGGTCAGCTGCTCGATCTCGCGGGCGGTGTATAGCCGTACGGGCTCCAGGTCGGCGGCCTGGCGGTCGAGGTACTCGGTGACGAACCGGTCCACGGCGGCCGGATCGAAGACGAGGCATCTGCCGCGCTTCTCGGGCAGCGGCTCGGGCCACTGCGGGTGGCGGGCCCACTGGTTGCGGACGGTGGTCAGCGCGGCTGTGGCGGCAGCGATCTCGGCGTACGTCTCACCGGGCGACGTGTCTACCAATGGGGGTGTCCGTCCTTCGTGGATGGTTAGTGACGGGGCAACGCGGCGGTTCGGGGACGCGCCCTCGCTTCAGCTGGTGCAGAGCGCAGTCGACGTTGGGAGCCGGGCGGTGGTTCACGTGTCGGCCCTCCAGATGACGGTGACAGGCGCGCCGTGTCCCTCGCTGACTGATACGACACCGGGATTGACCGAGATCGCTCCAGGTTCGTGCACGGTGATGGCTGATCATCCGGCGTTGCGCTGAGCGCACCTCCTGCCGAACTTGGCCTTGACCGGATGTCGGGCCGGTGGGATGGTCCGCCCGACCATCTCTGAAGCCGGAAGGTGATGACAGATGCGGTTGAGGGATGCCCGGGACCAGATCGAGCGGGAGCACCCGGAACTGACCGGCACCGCCAAAATCGAGGCGATCAAAGCGTTGAGGACGAAGGCAGCCGCGTCCGCCGTCACCGAACCGGAACCGGTGGTTTGCCGCCGCCACTGTGGGCGCTGCGGCCAGGACATGAAGCCGGTCGAGAAGCACGGGTGGTCCAGGTTTCTCAGCTGGCTCGCGCTCCTCGAATTCGGCTCTGTGATCGCCGCGACCGCCGCCGCGGTCACCACTGTGAACCCCGACAGCGGCGGCGGCATCAGCAGACTCGTCCTCTGGCCCGCCGCCGTGCATCCGGCCTGGCTGGGCATCGTCGCCGCGATCGCCGCGTTCATCGTCACCGCGGGCTTGGCCGGGTCGGCCGGTCGGCGAACCGCAGCGGGCACGGCCTGCCCCGAGTGCGCTCGTCGTTAGCTTCGAAGAACGGTCTCGCGTGGGGCAGCGGCTGCATTAAGGTGCACGCTCCACCAAGTCCGAGGGGGATCATGGAGACGGCCACCGGCTCACCGAAGGCATCGAAGCCCCCGGAGGCGCCCAAGACCCTCGAATCGCCCCTGCGCCTCCCCGCGTTCCGGCGGTTCGTGGCGGCGAACGTGATCTCGGCGTCCGGGTCCGCGATGGCGCCGCTCGCGCTCGCCTACTCGGTGATCGAGGAGGGCGGCGGGGCTGGGGCGCTGGGGCTCGTGCTCGCGGTGAACACCGTGCCCACGATCCTGTTCCTGCTCATGGGCGGCCTGTTCGCGGACCGGTGGTCGCGCAGCCGCATCCTGTTCCTGGGGAACCTCGCGGCGGCGGGCGCGCAGGGGGTGCTGGCCGTCACCGTGGCCACCGGGCACGCGACGACGGTGTCGATCGCGGTGTGCGGCTTCGCGTCGGGGACGGCGGCGTCGTTCATCGTGCCGGCCACCCAGGGTGCCGTCGCGCAGATCGTTCCCGGGGAGCACCTCCAGCAGGCCAACGCGCTGCTGCGACTGCCGGGCAACGCGGTGAAGGTGCTGGGTCCGGTCGTCGGCGGCTTCGTCGTCGCGCTGAGCGGCGCGGCCTGGGTGCTGGCCTGGGACGCCTGCACGTTCGCCGTCGCCGCCGTCCTGCTGCTGGGCCTGCGCCTGGCCGTGCCGCCCGCCGCGGCCCGCGGTGTCCTGGCCGATCTGCGGGCCGGGTGGGCGGGGTTCCGGTCCCGTACCTGGCTGTGGACCTACACGGCCGCCGGGACCGTCCTCGTCGCCGCGTGGCTGGCGGGCTTCCAGCTGCTCGGCCCGCTCGTCGCCGCCCGCCGGTACGCCGGGGCGCGCGACTGGGGCCTGGTCCAGGCGGCGTTCTCCTGCGGGCTGCTGGCGGGCACCGTGGTGTGCCTGCGGTGGAAGCCGTACCGGCTGCTCGCGGTCGCCGTCGCCGCGGGCGGTTCGCTCGCGTTGCCGCTGGCCGCCATGGCCTGGGGCATGGCGCTGCCGTTCGTGCTCGGGGCCGCCTTCCTCGCGGGGATCGGGCTCGATGTCGCGGTCGTCGCCTGGACCACCGCGTTCCAGCAGCATGTGCCCTCGGCGGAACAGGGCCGCATGAGCGCGTTCAACGGTGTCGGCGAACGGCTCGCCATCCCCCTCGGCTATCTCCTCACCGCCCTCGCGGTGCGCGCGTGGAGCAGCCAGGGGGTGCTCCTGGCCTGCGCCGCGCTGATCGTCGCGACGACCGTGCTCAACCTCTGCGTCCCGGATCTGCACCGCGTCGACCGGGTCCCCCGGGAAGCCGGTCCGGCCTGACGCGCGGCCGGAACCCCGGCCCGCGACCCGGTCCGAACCTCAAATGTTGCTCTGAAGGCGGCCGGACGGGGGTTCGGGGCGGGCTCCGGGGGTCATGTACGACGCGTGCGCCGGGGGGCGAGGAGGGGGACAGGCCATGGGGAGACTGGGGACCGGGATCGGCTGGCGGCCGGAGATCGCCGAGGCCGTGGAGCGGATGCCCGGCATCGACTGGGTGGAGGTCGTGGCGGAGAACGTCTGCCCCGGCCATCTCCCCGAGTCGCTGGGGCGGTTGCGGGAGCGCGGGGTGACCGTGGTGCCGCACGGTGTCTCCCTCGGGCTCGGCGGCGCGCAGCGGCCCGACGCCGGCCGGCTCGCGGCGCTCGCCGAACGCGCTCAGACGCTCGGGTCGCCGCTGGTGAGCGAGCACATCGCGTTCGTCCGGGCGGGCGGCGCGCTCACCGCCTCGCCGCTGCTGGAGGCGGGCCACCTGCTGCCCGTGCCGCGTACCCGGGACGCGCTCGACGTGCTCTGCGAGAACGTGCGCATCGCCCAGGACGCGCTGCCGGTGCCGCTCGCCGTGGAGAACATCGCCGCGCTGTTCTCCTGGCCGGACGAGGAGCTGACCGAGGGGCAGTTCCTGTACGAGCTGGCCGAGCGGACCGGCGTACGGCTGCTGATCGACGTGGCCAACCTGCACACCAACCACGTCAACCGCGGCGAGGACCCGGCGAAGGCGCTGGACGGGCTGCCGCTGGAGGCGATCGCCTACGTCCATGTCGCGGGCGGCGTCGAGCGCGACGGCGTGTGGCACGACAGCCACGCGCACCCGGTGCCGGACGCGGTGCTCGGCATCCTGGCCGACCTCGCCGCCCGGGTCGCCCCGCCCGGCGTCCTGCTGGAGCGCGACGAGAACTTCCCGGAACCGGCCGAGCTGGAGCGGGAGTTGGGGGCGATCCGGAAGGTGGTGGAGGGCGGGCGGCGGGGGGACGTGGAGGCGCGGGCCGTCTCGCCGGTGGGCGAGGACCCCGGCGGCACCGAGGAGGCCCGTCAGCGGCTCGGGGTCGCGCAGGCCGCCGTGCTGTCCTCGCTGGTGGCCCGGACGCCCGTGCCCGAGGGGTTCGACCGGGTACGGCTGGGGGTACAGGCGCGGGCGCTCGCGGCGAAGCGGGCGGACGTGGTGGCGAAGGTGGCGCCGGAGCTGCCGGTGCTGCTCGGGGCGTCGTACCGGGAGGCGTTCCTGGAGTACGCGCGCCGGCGGCCGATGCGCGGGGGGTACCGGCGGGACGCGCTGGACTTCGCCGGGTTCCTGCTGGACGGGGAGCGGCCGGGGCTCCCGAGGCGCGAGCTGCGTCGGTGGTGGCGGGAACGGGAGGGACCGGTGCGCCGGGGCCGGGTGGCACGGGCGGCGCGCAGGGTGTTGCCGGGACGGTCCTGAACCGCCCCTCAAGGGGGCGCGCGCCGAACCGGCCGCACCCCGTCCGCATGTGAAAAATCCTGGCGCCCACCCGCCGCCCTGGCATACAAAACACGTCATGTTCTGGCTCCTCCTCCTGCTCCCCGCCTGGGCGTTCACCGCTACGGCCTGCGTCCGGCTCTGTCTCGCGGCGATGCGCGCCGCGGCCCTGGACCCGGGCCCCGGAGCAGCGGCCGGAGACCTCGACCTGACCCTGTACGAGGCCGCGTTCCTGTCCGGCGGACCCCAGCGCGTCGCCGACGTCACGCTCCTGTCGATGGCCCGCCAGCGGCGCCTGCACCTCGCCCACACCGGCTGGGCCACCGTCGTCGACCCGCTCGGCCGGGACGAGATCGAGCGGTCCGTCATCGGGGCGATCGGCCCCGACGGCCAGTCCCGTATCGCGCCGGTCCGCATCCGCGCCGCCCGCACCGACGCCGTCCGACGCCTCGCCGACCGTCTCGTGCGCAGCGGCCTCGCCGTGCCCGACGCGGCGGGCCCCACCATCGGCGCGGCCGTGCGCCAGGTCCGCGCCGCCGCGCTCGCCGTGCCGGTCCTCGCCGTCGCCGCGCTGCTGCTGCCGGTCCAGGCCGACACCTCGCGCCTGATGGTCGGCCTGTGGTTCCTGCTGCCGTTCACCCTGTCGCTGAGCTGTCTGGCCATAGCCCGCTTCGAGGTGCACCCGTACTCGCCGTGGGCCTCCCCCGCCGGGCAGCGCGTGCTGGGGGCGCTGCTGCGGCGGCGCCCCGGTGCCGAGCCGTCGTTCCTCACCTCCGTCGCACTGCGCGGCATCCGCGCGATCGGCGAACCGGAGCTGCGCGCGGCCTTCGCCCACCGCGACGCGCCGCACCGGGAGTAGGGGGCGCATCGGGGCACTGGCGCCGACACCGCCCGGGCGGTGCTTGCCTTCCCCGGCGGCGGCACGAAACATCCCTGGTGTCCGCAGCGGTGACCGAAGGGATGCCGAATGAAAGCCGTCGCCGTCTGCTCGGCCGCCGTCTCCCTGGTGCTGACCGCCCTGGCCACCGCCCCGGTGGACGCCACGCCGAGCCGTACCGCCGCGCCGGGCCTGCCCGGCGCGCCGTTCCCCTCCGGCGCCGCCGAACTGCGGGGCACCGTCGTCGCCGCCCTCCGCGCCCGCGCCACCGGCATCCGCTACGGCGCCTGCGACCCCGCCGACGTGCCGGCCGTCCCCCACTCCCCCGCCGGACTGCGCTGCGGCACCGTCTCCGTCCCCCTCGACTACGCCCACCCCGACGGGAAGCGGATCGCGCTCACCGTCAGCCGCGCCCCCGCCACCGGCGAGGACGGCGGCCGGAAGGTCCCCCGGCAGGGCGCCCTCGTCTACGACCCCGGCGGTCCCGGCGCCTCCGGCATGTACTTCGCGCTGGCCGGCACCCTGCCCGTCTGGAAACGGATCGCCGCCGCCTACGACCTGGTCGGCTACGCCCCGCGCGGGGTGGGCCGCTCCGCCCCGCTGTCCTGCGAGGACCCGAAGGAGTTCGGCAAGGCGCCCACGCTCGCGCCGACACGGCCCTCGGAGGCGTACAAACGCCGGCGCGTGGCGGAGGCGAAGGCGTACGCCCGCGGCTGCGCCCGGCGTTCGGGCCCCGGGCTGCGCTTCTTCAACTCCCTGAACAACGCGCGGGACCTGGACGTCCTGCGGGCCGCGCTGGGCGAGGACCGGCTGACGTTCATGGGCGCGTCGTACGGCACGTACTACGGCTCGCTGTACGCG is a genomic window of Streptomyces sp. WP-1 containing:
- a CDS encoding MFS transporter; protein product: METATGSPKASKPPEAPKTLESPLRLPAFRRFVAANVISASGSAMAPLALAYSVIEEGGGAGALGLVLAVNTVPTILFLLMGGLFADRWSRSRILFLGNLAAAGAQGVLAVTVATGHATTVSIAVCGFASGTAASFIVPATQGAVAQIVPGEHLQQANALLRLPGNAVKVLGPVVGGFVVALSGAAWVLAWDACTFAVAAVLLLGLRLAVPPAAARGVLADLRAGWAGFRSRTWLWTYTAAGTVLVAAWLAGFQLLGPLVAARRYAGARDWGLVQAAFSCGLLAGTVVCLRWKPYRLLAVAVAAGGSLALPLAAMAWGMALPFVLGAAFLAGIGLDVAVVAWTTAFQQHVPSAEQGRMSAFNGVGERLAIPLGYLLTALAVRAWSSQGVLLACAALIVATTVLNLCVPDLHRVDRVPREAGPA
- a CDS encoding DUF692 domain-containing protein gives rise to the protein MGRLGTGIGWRPEIAEAVERMPGIDWVEVVAENVCPGHLPESLGRLRERGVTVVPHGVSLGLGGAQRPDAGRLAALAERAQTLGSPLVSEHIAFVRAGGALTASPLLEAGHLLPVPRTRDALDVLCENVRIAQDALPVPLAVENIAALFSWPDEELTEGQFLYELAERTGVRLLIDVANLHTNHVNRGEDPAKALDGLPLEAIAYVHVAGGVERDGVWHDSHAHPVPDAVLGILADLAARVAPPGVLLERDENFPEPAELERELGAIRKVVEGGRRGDVEARAVSPVGEDPGGTEEARQRLGVAQAAVLSSLVARTPVPEGFDRVRLGVQARALAAKRADVVAKVAPELPVLLGASYREAFLEYARRRPMRGGYRRDALDFAGFLLDGERPGLPRRELRRWWREREGPVRRGRVARAARRVLPGRS
- a CDS encoding TIGR04222 domain-containing membrane protein, encoding MFWLLLLLPAWAFTATACVRLCLAAMRAAALDPGPGAAAGDLDLTLYEAAFLSGGPQRVADVTLLSMARQRRLHLAHTGWATVVDPLGRDEIERSVIGAIGPDGQSRIAPVRIRAARTDAVRRLADRLVRSGLAVPDAAGPTIGAAVRQVRAAALAVPVLAVAALLLPVQADTSRLMVGLWFLLPFTLSLSCLAIARFEVHPYSPWASPAGQRVLGALLRRRPGAEPSFLTSVALRGIRAIGEPELRAAFAHRDAPHRE